A DNA window from Paenibacillus segetis contains the following coding sequences:
- a CDS encoding ABC transporter substrate-binding protein: protein MARNKKSSSSVIILSVIVVVLVAGFFMYKSGVFGGKEKQKITVYSIFQEEEARKILDKFKAETGIDYDILRLPSGEAVSRVQNEMGNPQADFLMGGPADSHQVLKEAGSLESYVSPNASDIPDGLKDKDGFWTGFYLNPIAIGVNEERWKEKYGSDPYPETFKDLLDPKFKGEIGMSDPATSGTAYTAVASLAQVWGEDEMLNYIKQLLPNLKERPKSGIEPIQKAAKGEYTIGVTFLGDQLKIKYQGNPIVSVVPEAAGFEVGALSIVKGGPNTEAAKKLMDYMLTNEPGQLYTQSAYAVSVKASVPIPDGGIDIKTTKYNSAYDLLKAASQRKDLQSALKDLK from the coding sequence ATGGCGAGAAATAAAAAAAGCAGTAGCTCAGTCATTATTTTATCGGTCATTGTTGTTGTATTGGTAGCGGGGTTCTTTATGTACAAATCAGGAGTATTCGGTGGCAAAGAAAAACAGAAAATCACCGTATACTCCATCTTCCAAGAGGAAGAAGCTCGTAAGATACTAGATAAATTCAAAGCGGAGACTGGCATTGATTATGATATTTTGCGACTACCAAGTGGTGAAGCCGTATCTCGTGTACAGAACGAGATGGGAAACCCGCAAGCAGATTTCCTCATGGGTGGACCAGCGGACTCTCACCAAGTATTAAAAGAGGCAGGTTCACTAGAATCCTATGTTTCACCAAATGCTTCTGATATTCCTGATGGTTTGAAAGACAAGGATGGATTTTGGACAGGATTCTATCTCAACCCCATTGCAATCGGGGTTAACGAAGAGCGGTGGAAAGAAAAGTACGGTAGCGATCCTTATCCTGAGACCTTCAAGGACTTACTTGATCCAAAATTCAAAGGTGAGATCGGTATGTCCGATCCAGCAACGTCGGGTACCGCTTATACAGCAGTAGCTTCTCTAGCCCAAGTATGGGGTGAAGATGAGATGTTGAACTACATCAAGCAGTTGTTGCCTAACTTGAAGGAAAGACCGAAGTCCGGTATTGAGCCGATTCAAAAGGCTGCCAAAGGCGAGTATACCATTGGAGTGACTTTCTTGGGCGACCAGTTGAAGATTAAATACCAAGGCAATCCGATCGTTAGTGTTGTCCCTGAAGCCGCTGGATTTGAAGTTGGCGCTTTGTCCATTGTGAAGGGCGGACCAAATACAGAAGCTGCGAAGAAGTTAATGGATTATATGCTTACAAATGAGCCAGGCCAGTTGTATACACAATCCGCTTACGCGGTGTCCGTCAAAGCATCTGTACCGATCCCAGATGGTGGTATTGATATCAAAACAACAAAGTATAACTCTGCTTATGATTTGTTAAAAGCGGCTTCCCAACGTAAAGATCTGCAAAGTGCACTGAAGGATTTGAAATAA
- a CDS encoding ABC transporter ATP-binding protein: MDSKVLLDLKNVNKVFGNNHVLKNINLQIERGKFITFLGPSGCGKTTLLRSIAGFYSVDEGEVWIDGKLVNDLPPYKRGTPMVFQEYALFPHMTVFDNIAYGLDIKKTPEAEVQQRVEGAMAQVKLTGLEERYPHEMSGGQQQRVAMARALVMNSPIILLDEPLSNLDAKLREEVRVELRTIQQDLGLTVIYVTHDQLEALSMSDQIVVFNKGAIDQYGTPHEIYYEPRTQYVADFIGTTNFTEAIVVHSEGGKVTVRYGQVGDTITIASDEKFVDGEEVLLSVRPESLRLNQPEFGEFNVTGIIKSSMFLGEKERYFLVDEVGKEWIVDAYDIGQKTFEGIVPMNATADKVHIIKKVN, translated from the coding sequence ATGGATTCCAAAGTGCTACTCGATTTGAAAAATGTGAATAAAGTATTTGGTAATAACCACGTCCTGAAGAATATTAACCTGCAAATTGAACGAGGTAAGTTCATTACCTTTCTAGGGCCGAGTGGTTGCGGCAAGACGACATTGCTAAGATCCATCGCTGGTTTCTACTCTGTTGATGAGGGTGAGGTATGGATTGACGGGAAGCTTGTAAATGACCTACCACCATATAAGCGGGGTACACCGATGGTGTTCCAGGAATATGCATTATTCCCGCATATGACGGTATTTGATAATATTGCCTATGGGCTAGATATTAAGAAAACACCTGAAGCGGAAGTACAGCAGCGGGTTGAGGGTGCTATGGCACAGGTTAAATTAACCGGGCTTGAAGAACGCTATCCGCATGAAATGTCGGGTGGTCAACAGCAACGTGTAGCTATGGCTCGGGCTTTGGTCATGAACTCGCCCATTATTCTATTGGATGAGCCCCTCAGTAACTTAGATGCAAAATTACGTGAAGAGGTGCGTGTTGAGCTACGGACGATCCAACAGGACCTAGGCTTAACTGTAATCTACGTCACACATGACCAGCTAGAAGCTTTATCGATGTCCGATCAAATTGTCGTCTTTAATAAAGGTGCGATTGATCAGTACGGTACGCCACATGAGATTTATTATGAACCACGCACGCAATATGTTGCAGATTTCATTGGTACGACGAATTTTACTGAGGCCATAGTTGTGCATAGTGAAGGCGGTAAGGTGACCGTGCGTTATGGTCAAGTCGGGGATACGATTACTATTGCTTCAGATGAGAAATTCGTTGATGGTGAAGAAGTCCTACTAAGTGTAAGACCTGAATCCCTGCGTTTAAATCAGCCTGAGTTCGGCGAGTTTAATGTTACAGGGATCATCAAATCATCCATGTTTCTAGGGGAGAAAGAACGATATTTCTTAGTTGATGAAGTCGGTAAGGAATGGATCGTCGACGCTTATGATATTGGACAGAAGACCTTCGAGGGAATAGTGCCCATGAATGCAACGGCTGATAAAGTCCATATCATCAAGAAGGTCAATTAA
- a CDS encoding response regulator transcription factor, giving the protein MIQILLADDHPSVMEGTRVMLEQEEDMEVCLANSAQEVLELVSSNTFDVMLLDLYMADDNGIELAKQVLTMHPDAIILIYTGFDIYDHFNLMIETGIHGFILKTMSREQLITTIRYALKGEVILPTSLVRQLRRTTLKISDGMEGETPTISNREYIILKEITKGRSNREIAEYVLMSQRSLEYCLTKLFQRLNVKSRIEAVMKAKQLGILTDSDLIQ; this is encoded by the coding sequence TTGATTCAAATTCTGTTGGCTGACGATCATCCATCGGTCATGGAAGGAACCAGAGTGATGCTCGAACAAGAAGAAGATATGGAGGTGTGTCTGGCAAATTCGGCGCAGGAAGTCCTAGAGCTAGTTAGCTCTAATACATTTGATGTTATGTTATTAGATTTATACATGGCAGATGATAATGGGATTGAATTGGCCAAACAAGTGCTAACCATGCACCCAGACGCCATCATATTAATCTACACGGGCTTTGATATATATGACCACTTTAACTTGATGATCGAAACGGGCATACATGGATTTATCCTCAAAACGATGAGCAGGGAGCAGCTGATAACGACGATTCGTTATGCTCTAAAGGGAGAAGTTATTCTTCCGACTTCCTTAGTGAGACAGTTGAGGAGAACAACTCTTAAAATTTCAGATGGTATGGAGGGAGAGACCCCCACGATTAGCAATCGGGAGTATATCATTTTAAAAGAAATAACCAAAGGTAGGAGTAACCGAGAAATTGCAGAGTATGTATTGATGAGTCAACGTTCACTAGAATATTGTCTTACCAAGTTATTTCAAAGGCTGAATGTTAAATCAAGGATTGAAGCCGTGATGAAGGCGAAGCAATTGGGGATTCTGACAGATTCTGACCTTATTCAATGA
- a CDS encoding sensor histidine kinase gives MGLRNKMFIQHAVTIVMLLTAMYFIVNYTLNKSMIERDTQTLSQYSALHRIEALKIVSDQKINIDQLFSGKYAPFIASHLASNSNFQVQLFALDETIVGSSSDKENLLKRNDIKTALTGKTTTVITAGEGTQYLIYSVPFWYEEKMVGGFRYLLDLHENIETLHQMRSWFIGAALGCLIFSLLASYSFSSFLMRPLHALQQALKLVSVGDFSRKIGVHSQDEVGELAKDFNHMSDALQHHIEMLHYEQGKQKAFYDNITHELKTPLTSIIGFSDLIARMNRMEDIQDCNIYIRKESTRLLNMVEDLLQTSLKGDEAWRITLEQADLGAIITDSLRILQPTLQKSAIATTVKISPCNVYLDPKRTQQVLFNVIDNAIKHSECTQLHIELMEQEDYGLVRIMDNGKGISEQEQQTLFLPSEEKQDRIISDESHGLGLPICKQFMELQGGSISIRSKEGQGTEVQLQFPINQPM, from the coding sequence ATGGGGCTGCGTAATAAAATGTTCATTCAGCATGCCGTTACCATTGTCATGCTACTAACGGCGATGTATTTTATCGTCAATTATACGCTCAATAAGAGCATGATCGAACGCGATACCCAGACCTTAAGTCAGTACTCTGCATTACACCGTATTGAGGCGTTGAAGATTGTTAGTGATCAGAAAATTAACATAGATCAATTGTTTTCAGGTAAGTACGCCCCATTTATTGCCTCACATCTTGCTTCCAATAGTAACTTCCAAGTGCAACTGTTCGCGTTAGATGAGACCATTGTCGGCAGTAGCAGTGATAAGGAAAATTTACTCAAACGCAACGATATTAAGACAGCGCTTACAGGAAAGACAACTACCGTTATTACAGCAGGAGAAGGGACGCAATATTTAATATATTCGGTACCTTTCTGGTATGAGGAGAAGATGGTAGGGGGATTTCGTTATTTGCTAGACCTTCATGAGAATATAGAGACGCTGCATCAGATGCGCTCGTGGTTCATCGGGGCAGCACTTGGCTGTTTAATCTTTTCACTTCTTGCAAGCTACTCTTTCTCATCCTTTTTGATGAGGCCTCTGCATGCACTACAGCAGGCACTTAAGCTTGTGTCTGTTGGTGATTTCAGCAGAAAAATCGGGGTCCATAGTCAGGATGAAGTGGGTGAATTAGCAAAGGACTTCAACCACATGTCGGATGCTCTTCAACATCATATCGAGATGTTGCATTATGAACAGGGCAAACAGAAAGCTTTTTATGACAACATTACCCATGAGTTAAAAACACCACTCACATCCATTATCGGGTTTTCGGATTTAATTGCGAGAATGAACCGGATGGAAGATATACAGGACTGCAATATCTACATTCGTAAAGAGAGCACACGTCTATTAAATATGGTGGAAGATCTGCTTCAGACGTCACTTAAGGGCGATGAAGCCTGGCGCATTACGCTCGAACAGGCCGATTTAGGAGCCATCATTACGGATAGCTTACGCATTCTTCAGCCAACCCTTCAGAAATCAGCGATAGCAACCACGGTGAAGATCTCACCTTGTAACGTTTATTTAGATCCAAAGCGCACCCAGCAGGTTCTGTTCAACGTGATTGATAATGCCATCAAACATAGTGAATGCACGCAACTTCATATTGAACTTATGGAACAAGAAGACTATGGATTAGTTCGGATTATGGATAATGGCAAAGGGATATCTGAGCAGGAGCAACAGACGTTATTTCTGCCTTCAGAGGAGAAGCAAGATCGTATTATCTCGGATGAATCGCATGGTCTGGGTTTACCTATCTGTAAGCAGTTTATGGAGCTTCAGGGTGGGAGTATCTCTATCCGTAGTAAAGAGGGCCAAGGGACGGAAGTCCAGCTACAATTTCCTATAAATCAACCCATGTAA
- a CDS encoding MerR family transcriptional regulator yields the protein MFRIGDFSKLSRISIRMLRHYNELGLLIPDHVDDSTGYRYYRAEQLTVAHRIQVLKGLGFGIPAIGQILTEYDDAESLRKHLVIQHAQMQEEEEALQRKLALLQNTIQRLGEDCGMMNYEVILKEIPERYVASLRDVIPAYDQEGQLWTRMEQEAGDTLQVANPCYSLAVFHDEGFKESDVDVEIQLSVVGNYKDTEYVKFKKVAPITVASSMLKGSYALLREVNISVANWITDNQYEFDGPMFTIYHVSPAMDPNPDHWVTEVCFPVKK from the coding sequence ATGTTTAGAATAGGAGATTTCTCAAAGCTATCGAGAATTAGTATCCGAATGCTGCGACATTACAATGAGCTTGGCCTGCTCATTCCAGACCATGTAGATGACTCTACAGGGTACCGTTATTATCGTGCGGAGCAATTAACCGTTGCACATAGAATACAGGTGCTGAAGGGTCTAGGGTTTGGAATTCCAGCGATCGGACAGATTCTTACGGAGTATGATGATGCAGAGAGTTTACGGAAGCACCTGGTTATTCAGCACGCTCAAATGCAAGAGGAGGAGGAGGCACTGCAAAGAAAGCTGGCACTCCTCCAGAACACGATTCAAAGACTAGGGGAGGATTGTGGAATGATGAACTATGAGGTCATCTTGAAAGAAATTCCGGAGAGATATGTAGCGAGCCTTAGAGATGTGATACCTGCGTATGATCAGGAAGGGCAGTTATGGACGAGGATGGAGCAGGAAGCAGGGGACACTCTGCAAGTTGCCAATCCATGTTACAGCTTGGCGGTATTTCACGATGAGGGGTTTAAAGAAAGCGATGTAGATGTCGAAATTCAGCTCTCTGTTGTGGGTAACTATAAGGATACAGAGTATGTAAAGTTCAAAAAGGTCGCACCAATCACGGTTGCCTCCTCTATGTTAAAGGGGAGTTACGCCCTATTGAGAGAGGTTAATATCTCGGTAGCTAACTGGATTACGGACAATCAATATGAATTTGACGGTCCAATGTTCACGATCTATCATGTAAGTCCTGCGATGGATCCCAATCCAGATCACTGGGTTACAGAAGTATGCTTTCCCGTTAAGAAGTAA
- a CDS encoding DUF3919 family protein encodes MPEDKKGLSWFRLILLQVIVGSVLIGICAYTFRIPVDVVYIVPPQQDRLDRVAGVPMRVDITYPGLGTISIEDPKELLKLKSSFSGLLTSGTQRERKQVPRLLLTGTMAYLDQEDIPFQVETNAFQFGQELVNSLNVSANIRKLQSTLIDKILTTSTIGAAVENKKNDVFSLEEGVLTALSQKERKILTSQITASTRIIDFSHFNDLQQPPDAHFVIQLTGDYRAKKHWIHLDRYNSAYIVVYDLLDETNQRAYFTLNDASY; translated from the coding sequence ATGCCAGAGGATAAGAAAGGGCTTTCATGGTTTCGCCTCATCTTGTTACAAGTCATTGTGGGTAGTGTATTAATCGGCATTTGCGCGTATACCTTTCGCATTCCTGTTGACGTGGTGTATATCGTACCTCCACAGCAGGATCGTCTCGATCGTGTTGCAGGTGTCCCGATGCGCGTGGATATCACCTATCCAGGTCTAGGAACCATCTCCATTGAGGATCCGAAGGAATTGCTGAAATTGAAATCTTCATTCTCAGGATTATTAACTTCAGGTACGCAGCGTGAACGGAAGCAGGTTCCAAGATTACTGCTGACGGGGACAATGGCTTATCTGGATCAAGAGGATATTCCATTTCAGGTTGAGACGAATGCGTTTCAGTTCGGTCAGGAGTTGGTCAATTCGCTTAATGTGAGCGCTAATATTCGTAAGCTGCAGAGCACACTCATTGATAAGATCTTAACTACATCAACAATTGGAGCTGCGGTGGAGAACAAGAAAAACGACGTGTTCTCACTTGAAGAAGGTGTTCTTACAGCCCTCTCGCAAAAAGAGAGAAAGATATTAACCTCACAGATTACGGCGTCTACGCGTATTATTGATTTCAGCCATTTTAATGACTTGCAACAACCGCCAGATGCTCATTTTGTCATTCAACTTACGGGTGACTATAGAGCAAAGAAGCACTGGATCCATTTGGATCGATATAATAGCGCTTACATCGTGGTGTACGATCTGCTGGATGAGACGAATCAAAGAGCCTATTTCACATTAAACGATGCCTCATATTGA
- a CDS encoding response regulator, with protein MLTEAILLVGDDRELLSIEDLLSKEGFQSIVKAGTAEQALCYVGQQVFDIIVIDTLLPDRDGIELCKEIRMFSQTPIILIMTGPTDCVKLMDFSIGADDYIAKPYNPMEVVARIYMQLRRDRNNRAMLSEAIVLHSDYKFVYVNPAGLDLFGVSSLNELIGRPIFDWIHPDYTGIAAARMKSLYEQYMISPRVEYKVLRADGSMIDVEVIANTITYNGVNAAISLFRELREPTQLKKNHSIFTEQTIQESEDMYSRLQRSLDQFSRDLVGVMKMSQLEQRFVKEVQDILQVTLVSLIETTDNDDKICEVIENDKGCSLKIGEVKGKSYLLCIDEEIDFLKTPALKVWLETTSRYVNTLFDNFLLIGDITTELERAIPRQVAPTWLLRLLFNLSENERRRLSQDLHDAALQEQIILYRKLDLLLTDQDIPQDLHQQLGQIAEGLLDVIDQIRIACNELRPPMLLKAGLISSLKTLFDFTQLRSDYSIRFNAMQFKHTLHENMTIGLYRIVQELLANATKHSSATEVHIQLSSQGERIRLDYEDNGIGMGQNWKEESLTGMGIYGMRERVRSMDGIIEFFSSVNNGLAIYISIPAKSDTE; from the coding sequence ATGCTGACAGAAGCTATTTTACTAGTGGGTGACGATCGAGAATTATTGAGTATTGAGGATTTACTGAGTAAAGAGGGATTTCAGAGCATAGTTAAAGCCGGGACTGCTGAGCAGGCACTTTGTTATGTGGGACAGCAGGTATTTGATATTATTGTCATTGATACATTGCTGCCTGATCGTGATGGTATTGAATTATGTAAAGAGATTCGTATGTTCTCACAAACACCGATTATTCTGATAATGACCGGACCTACCGATTGTGTGAAACTAATGGACTTCTCCATTGGAGCCGATGATTATATTGCCAAGCCTTATAACCCTATGGAAGTCGTTGCACGAATTTATATGCAGCTTCGTAGGGATCGAAATAACCGAGCTATGTTATCGGAAGCGATTGTTCTGCATAGTGATTATAAATTTGTATATGTGAATCCTGCAGGTCTTGATCTATTTGGGGTTTCAAGCCTAAACGAATTGATCGGAAGACCTATTTTCGATTGGATTCACCCAGATTATACTGGAATAGCAGCGGCTCGTATGAAGAGTCTCTATGAGCAGTATATGATTTCTCCGCGTGTTGAATACAAGGTATTACGTGCGGATGGGTCAATGATTGATGTTGAGGTGATAGCTAACACCATTACGTATAATGGGGTAAATGCTGCGATTTCACTTTTTCGTGAATTAAGGGAACCTACCCAATTGAAAAAGAATCATAGCATATTCACAGAGCAAACCATTCAGGAAAGCGAGGACATGTATTCTCGTCTGCAGAGAAGCTTGGACCAATTTTCCCGTGATCTTGTTGGTGTGATGAAGATGAGTCAATTGGAACAGCGGTTTGTGAAAGAAGTACAGGACATATTGCAGGTTACATTGGTCAGTTTGATTGAGACTACGGATAACGACGATAAAATATGTGAAGTTATCGAAAATGACAAGGGTTGCTCTCTTAAGATCGGTGAGGTCAAAGGGAAGAGCTATTTGCTATGTATTGATGAGGAAATCGACTTTTTAAAAACTCCAGCCTTGAAAGTTTGGTTGGAAACCACTAGTCGGTATGTTAATACGCTGTTCGATAACTTCTTATTAATTGGCGATATAACGACAGAGTTAGAACGCGCTATTCCGAGGCAGGTTGCTCCAACATGGCTTCTACGCTTATTGTTTAATTTATCTGAGAATGAGAGAAGACGTCTCTCTCAAGATTTACATGATGCTGCACTTCAAGAGCAGATCATATTATATCGCAAGTTGGATCTACTCTTAACGGATCAGGACATTCCTCAGGATCTTCACCAGCAGCTTGGACAAATTGCGGAAGGTCTGCTGGATGTTATTGATCAAATAAGGATTGCGTGTAATGAACTAAGACCACCGATGCTATTAAAAGCAGGACTTATTTCCTCGCTTAAGACCTTATTTGATTTTACACAGTTACGTAGTGATTACAGTATTCGGTTTAATGCAATGCAGTTCAAGCATACATTACACGAAAATATGACCATTGGGTTATATCGTATTGTACAGGAACTCTTAGCTAATGCTACAAAACACTCTTCCGCAACAGAGGTTCACATTCAATTATCCAGTCAAGGAGAACGAATACGTTTGGACTATGAGGATAATGGAATTGGTATGGGCCAAAATTGGAAGGAAGAGTCGCTTACAGGTATGGGTATATACGGTATGAGGGAACGAGTTCGTAGTATGGATGGGATAATAGAATTTTTTTCTTCTGTGAATAATGGACTTGCTATCTATATATCTATACCCGCCAAGTCTGATACGGAATAA
- a CDS encoding extracellular solute-binding protein translates to MRKRGMIILLVMVAVVLALISLYPGQQSNQPLKVYVVFQEDEARILLEKFKKETGVPYEVIRMSGGEASYHLLSMNKTGIDVVLGGPADLHEQLKSSGKLIRYSSRMSDQIPEVYKDKSGYWTGMYMGALAIGVNKQVWEQDPLLASLPLPERYEDLLRPELKGKIEIPDPETSGTGYTVLASLAQERGEDEAITLMHALKLQSSSTTFSGISSAQRLAVGEVAAVVSFMGDQLRFTNSGYAIYSAIPPQAGWEVGAVSILKSGDNKAAAKKLVDFVLSKNAQTDYMNSAFSLPVISNIKVHPLLASVKLEKLLTSYRFDLAAEHREELLAKWREVNEH, encoded by the coding sequence TTGAGAAAAAGAGGCATGATTATTTTATTGGTTATGGTGGCCGTCGTACTTGCTCTTATATCGCTCTATCCCGGGCAGCAAAGCAATCAGCCGCTCAAAGTATACGTTGTTTTTCAAGAGGATGAGGCGCGTATTCTATTAGAGAAATTTAAGAAGGAGACCGGGGTGCCGTACGAGGTCATTCGGATGTCAGGCGGAGAGGCTAGTTATCATCTGTTATCGATGAATAAGACGGGGATTGATGTTGTCCTTGGCGGTCCTGCTGACCTTCATGAGCAATTGAAGAGTAGTGGGAAATTAATTCGGTATTCATCGCGTATGAGTGACCAGATTCCCGAAGTATACAAGGACAAATCGGGCTATTGGACGGGGATGTATATGGGAGCGCTGGCGATTGGTGTGAACAAGCAAGTATGGGAGCAGGACCCGTTGCTCGCTTCTTTACCATTACCAGAACGATACGAAGACCTGCTACGCCCAGAGCTTAAGGGAAAAATAGAAATTCCTGATCCGGAAACCTCTGGAACGGGGTATACCGTGTTGGCCTCGCTCGCTCAGGAACGAGGCGAGGATGAGGCCATAACACTTATGCACGCGCTTAAGCTACAAAGCTCCTCTACCACCTTCTCGGGAATCAGCTCCGCACAGCGACTTGCGGTAGGGGAAGTGGCTGCTGTCGTTAGTTTTATGGGAGATCAGCTACGATTTACGAATTCTGGCTACGCGATATACTCCGCTATTCCTCCGCAGGCAGGTTGGGAGGTGGGAGCTGTGTCCATATTGAAAAGCGGAGACAACAAAGCTGCCGCGAAGAAGCTTGTTGACTTTGTATTGTCGAAGAATGCCCAAACAGATTACATGAACTCGGCATTTTCTTTACCTGTAATTTCAAATATTAAGGTTCATCCTTTGTTAGCTTCAGTTAAGCTGGAAAAATTGCTGACGTCGTATCGATTCGACCTCGCTGCTGAACATCGGGAGGAATTGCTTGCAAAGTGGCGGGAGGTGAATGAACACTAG
- a CDS encoding ABC transporter permease: MMKEKKGIGESINRLFKDPSSLVLVLTSFAFLILFVIYPLIVVVFTSGFDNWATFFSKPRYGKALLNTVVSSSLSALTATVIGFIYAYAIHYSNIRGKKFFRFIAFIPLLAPSVMSGLAFLLLFGRGGMISQWLNTNFNFELDLYGLPGLWIVQTISYFPLAYMTITGVLRSISPNLEIAAQNLGARGFKLFRTITFKLALPGVINAFLLVAINCFADFGNPKLIGGNYTLLAVEIYGEIINNEAGLASVMGIILVIPALIVFWVQNKILSKGSYSTITGKPVSGLKRITTSKKTDALLFTFNSLISLFIISMFAITILFAFTRNFGRDNTFTLDHIMKVVFSSSSPAVLNSLVLSLISAVLAVAFALVLAYIVVRKPFPGKRILDFSAVLPIALPGTFVGLALIVAFSKGPIVLQGSAALIVIAMLLKQMPVGYRGLTASFKQVDKSIEEAATNLGANSRKTLTTIVFPMLQKTVVANFVYAFMKNMNTLSTIIFLITPKWVVAAVSIFNYAETGTYYWAAAVAVGLMGATLGTLGVIKLIFRSKVKIFDF, from the coding sequence ATGATGAAAGAAAAAAAAGGCATTGGGGAGTCGATCAACAGGCTCTTCAAAGATCCATCGTCACTCGTACTTGTATTAACTAGTTTTGCTTTCCTTATCTTGTTTGTCATCTATCCGTTAATTGTCGTCGTGTTCACATCAGGCTTCGATAATTGGGCAACATTTTTTAGCAAGCCACGTTACGGTAAGGCTTTATTAAATACAGTGGTCAGTTCGTCGTTATCCGCGCTAACGGCTACCGTAATCGGGTTCATATACGCTTACGCTATTCATTACAGCAATATCAGGGGCAAGAAGTTTTTTAGATTTATTGCCTTTATCCCGTTGCTAGCTCCTTCAGTAATGAGTGGTTTGGCATTCCTACTCTTGTTCGGTCGTGGTGGTATGATCTCTCAATGGTTAAATACCAACTTTAATTTCGAACTTGATCTGTACGGGCTTCCGGGCTTGTGGATCGTTCAGACGATTTCTTACTTTCCTCTGGCTTACATGACCATAACCGGCGTGCTGCGGTCGATATCTCCAAATTTGGAGATTGCAGCACAGAATCTTGGAGCAAGAGGCTTTAAGCTGTTCCGTACCATTACGTTCAAACTTGCGCTTCCAGGTGTCATTAATGCATTTCTATTGGTAGCCATTAACTGCTTTGCGGATTTCGGAAATCCTAAGCTTATTGGTGGTAACTATACACTTCTGGCTGTTGAAATTTACGGAGAAATCATTAATAACGAGGCAGGACTTGCTTCGGTTATGGGGATTATCTTGGTGATTCCCGCACTAATTGTATTCTGGGTTCAGAATAAAATTCTATCTAAGGGTTCCTACTCCACGATTACGGGCAAACCGGTATCCGGGTTGAAACGGATCACAACATCCAAGAAGACAGATGCACTACTCTTTACGTTTAACAGCTTGATTTCGTTGTTCATTATCTCGATGTTTGCGATTACGATTCTATTTGCCTTTACAAGAAACTTCGGTAGAGATAATACGTTCACACTGGATCATATTATGAAAGTTGTATTCAGTTCATCCAGTCCAGCCGTCTTGAACAGCTTAGTCTTATCGTTAATTAGTGCCGTACTCGCGGTGGCGTTTGCTCTAGTTCTCGCTTATATCGTCGTCCGCAAACCTTTTCCGGGTAAAAGAATACTCGATTTCAGCGCGGTTCTTCCAATTGCGCTTCCAGGGACATTTGTTGGTCTTGCTCTTATTGTCGCTTTCAGCAAGGGTCCGATCGTTTTGCAGGGATCTGCGGCGCTCATTGTCATCGCCATGCTACTCAAACAGATGCCGGTTGGGTATCGCGGTCTAACCGCATCCTTCAAACAAGTGGACAAATCGATTGAAGAAGCAGCAACCAACCTGGGTGCGAACAGCCGTAAGACGCTGACAACGATCGTATTCCCAATGTTGCAAAAAACCGTCGTAGCAAACTTTGTCTATGCGTTCATGAAAAATATGAATACCTTAAGTACAATTATCTTCCTAATAACGCCGAAATGGGTTGTTGCAGCTGTATCGATCTTTAATTACGCCGAAACGGGAACGTACTACTGGGCAGCTGCTGTGGCCGTCGGGCTGATGGGTGCAACGTTAGGTACGCTGGGAGTAATCAAGCTGATCTTCCGCTCAAAAGTCAAAATATTTGATTTCTAA